A window of the Enoplosus armatus isolate fEnoArm2 chromosome 5, fEnoArm2.hap1, whole genome shotgun sequence genome harbors these coding sequences:
- the atm gene encoding serine-protein kinase ATM isoform X1 yields the protein MSLALHDLLVCCKGLESDKATERKKEAERFRRVLQTPEVVPELDRISGLKAKSSKQLTWDAVFRFLQRYVQKETESMQSSKSNITATTLAIRQKKMADVCSLIKYFIRYANKRGPHLKCSELLKHVMEVLRSSYSCSAYGEDYSSLLVKDILSVRKYWCDITLQQWQSLLDLYCDFFHSSSKSINRVLVSRVIHTVVQGCCMQTDGFNDALFSFFSRALLNARQEKHLTVLEHLVSALNIFLRSAAMNCRMRVCHLGEELLPSLLYVWADRRPSVALKEEIVEFFNLQMCAHHPKGAKTQDTGAHAEDWTRWRSLLYNLYDALIREISQIGSRGKYVTGTRHIAVKDNLIELTADICHQLFSDNNDTHVLEVTQASLRATHMGSPTHGTASKRRRIDLGWEVLRDHLQPQHNDFDVIPWLQVTAVLTCKYPSMVPNQELVPLLSVLHQLLAEQRRGERGPYVLRCLREVARCQARYPERDQVHRTELGRLWGRLWALALRGVSSPQTEALSLDLLSSIVHGGLINMDRELWKLFSGSACKPSQSAALCLAQALLKCPVPKSLISSSGWDHVGVAEGSASPNLKEILIAWLLMTDQSDEMEESSRPHPIICRDFPYNLIANILVSLTFKDTRTGLKFLLGTEGVGSAFFQEQPSSNIKDNLEEIERLYLQFSFNALPLAMRGSDASVKAASTDGQLAANPGLRNKLEQSLLCVADNLLNCYSPDSQSTPPECLVRCLSLLTSVLAGYISTGFVTEEEACRSQLFTKAKALAQDFSGFVSSVKVKMTEEGTMSTLRSIMKLCTQSASRKNKDNVCPISSSLFIMTLPASLLGELAEICKLLLSSVSKRVSVVDEDDHMDDDWDMSRTQQGDDIDLFDEGEESSSSTSRSHRQKGDNSDASCGPGAKSLLADDHLAHQDMALLAVLEFLCECGSVLPVHGLLFKPQEVQRRLLLLVKQIDFSKALHLNMYLVLLKKLPAEDSLSPEEFDSLLCPLADLCSQYRQDQEICAAVLLGLLPSIRSLVKTHHVPEEMRHVQGSLLQVVSGFCVLSRTGKCTASVRAALVRCLVGLLEADPCCKWAVLSMRGPDRDEDRPVSVILPSHLADAHHQVRMLVATSVERLFLEMRPEHLDKRKMLPLKHQQAAFETVYLKAQEGMRRPKSSSSEDQQDESFNRKATLLKSLSVVLCCSPICEKQSLFALFQSYKENNVEEQLIKKMLCSVSRALGYRSVKTFVSSHLYYLVAEWLAQRQSDDRYTLGSFPYTLLDHDTVKDFYNSSYQVLIPHLVFLDDFEQVKSIGRYLEKDWRELLADCFPKIMVNILPYFALSGQDAQFAQQREKAHRVYNLLKDADCLGKQQIDNLIHSNLADIVVELLMTLYEGSGAEGDREDLKRFIGELDPAPNPPYFSSYVIKATLDYLSKCHSANHKSLVAILSKTPISIQRILLAVCERAAETTNSYERHRILLMYHLFVNLLLREVKDGLGGAWAFVLRDIIYTLIHHINSRLVHTDTHRPVQCDEVSNRSLSLCCDLLTSVCRAALQFCDDALDCHLQVIVGTLTAQVTSRPSISQQVLSLLQFLVIENQQKLKGAISRLEPFPDLPEFRELRSVQHKLKYNTGTFTLRQEIAHFLSVTSCDSLPLTRLEGLKELTRQLHDNKGQIRELLKECHADPTDSVLVKLVLSLLQLCKLATNHPGGADILEAAGSCLGELGPVDFSTIALLHGRDPLYEKAVSLFTSTESQSLYIILNCMNNALTQQRIEVRKAATQCVKNILATQSGVDFWEQHKDNRDPMLAYLNPFRKAKKKEADLDVEESSEAREKLKSQEFWIPQAGGHKAWLKALFTALLDSGGVRSEALLLSRPLCLVWVDCCQRLLPLIIHSILLDDSNGSWRELLSSRIRDFFSFCSRSAQASSRSATPLNSDSESDTASQGLHDKTSLRTMLAVIDYLRHQQRPVEADSNSCGTVCESNFWLELNYLEVAKAAQSCSAHFTALLYTEIYVDKIKANMEESRRTKSRATRKINFEENSQTFTISSLTEKSMEDTNISLQELLIEVYRSIGEPDSLYGCGGETMTSLLTRIRTYEHEAMWGKALTSYDLHSTLPEVTRQVGIVEGLQNFGLSSVLATYMRGLESEGVEWGAELRELRFQAAWRNMQWDCELSERSEKSKPCFHESMFCSLRALKDKEFSTFDETMKQARGAEVEELCRGSLEAVSSLYPALRDLQSIRELESVKQLFSRPFSDVTLREVCSQWRQHSQLLADSDFALVEPILAVRSVSQHTLMSRVGDPDSAQYLSSVLTDHLMELCRLARKAGNTQLAERALFQMKQHGGGGSWASSPVPSWQLEEAQVFWAMGEQELALGLLRQKIHKLEEKVDLNPALAPVYTKCLRLCGSWLAETCLESPGVILEKYLERAVEVIEEESGVQDSRLQSQRTEAFLSLARFSDAQYQSIDKYMNSSEFENKKALLEKAKVEVDLIREHKVMSNRYTIKVKKELELDETALSNLKADRQRFLCKAVENYIQCLEQGEEHDTWVFRLASLWLENDGVKAVNYTMKKGVKQIPSYKFLPLMYQLAARMGTKMATGITEDTGFHDVLSDLICRASLEHPHHTLFIIFALVNGNKDENFCRTRLSKSAPRQPSPFDLERSDVAQKIISAIRKKRGEMIRGIERLCDAYITLAYMDASRHKNEKKAIPIPADQPIMQIKDLDEVVIPTMEIKVDPSGCYDNLVTIRSFMPQYQLAGGVNLPKIIDCVGSDGKSRRQLVKGQDDLRQDAVMQQVFSMCSMLLQRNTDTRKRKLNIRRYKVVPFSQRSGVLEWCSGTVPIGEFLVDPSKGAHKRFRPGDWTNLACRKKMMEAQRLAFDEKLQAYSEVCKSFRPVFRYFCMERFLDPAVWMEKRLAYTRSVATSSIVGYIVGLGDRHIQNILIDEQTAELVHIDLGVAFEQGKILPTPETVPFRLSRDIVDGMGITGVEGVFRRCCEKTMEVMRSSQEALLTIVEVLLYDPLFDWTMNPLKAFYLQHDEQQELNATLNSTMGGDDIGNHRKSSDSQSVNKVAERVLLRLQEKLKGVEDGTVLSVGGQVNLLIQRAMDPKNLSRLFPGWQAWV from the exons GTGCTCATGCTGAGGACTGGACCAGGTGGCGGAGTCTGCTGTACAACCTGTATGATGCCTTAATCAGAGAAATTAGCCAGATAGGCAGCAGAGGGAAGTACGTCACAGGGACCCGGCACATAGCTGTCAAAGACAATCTCATTGAGCTCACAGCTGACATCTGTCACCAG CTGTTCAGTGACAATAATGACACCCACGTCTTGGAGGTGACCCAGGCCTCCCTCAGAGCCACCCACATGGGCAGTCCCACCCATGGAACAGCCAGCAAGCGACGGCGCATCGATCTGGGCTGGGAGGTCCTCCGGGACCATCTGCAGCCTCAGCATAATGACTTTGATGTCATACCATG GCTGCAGGTCACTGCAGTGCTCACCTGTAAGTACCCGTCCATGGTGCCCAACCAGGAGCTGGTCCCGCTGCTATCAGTGCTGCACCAGCTCCTGGCAGAGCagcggagaggagagagggggccGTACGTGCTGCGCTGTCTGAGGGAGGTGGCCCGGTGCCAGGCCCGCTACCCAGAGAGGGACCAAGTCCACAGGACGGAACTGGGCAGGCTGTGGGGTCGGTTGTGGGCCCTGGCTTTGCGAGGGGTCAGCTCACCACAGACAGAGGCCCTCAGCCTGGACCTGCTGAGCTCTATTGTCCACGGTGGACTAATCAATATGGACAGAGAGTTGTGGAAGCTCTTCTCTGGATCAGCATGTAAACCGTCACA GAGTGCTGCTCTCTGTCTAGCCCAGGCGCTGCTAAAGTGTCCGGTCCCTAAAAGTCTCATCTCGAGCTCAGGGTGGGACCATGTGGGGGTCGCAGAGGGATCTGCATCGCCTAACCTGAAGGAGATCCTCATAGCCTGGCTGCTGATGACTGATCAGAGCgatgagatggaggagagcTCCAGACCTCACCCCATCATTTGCAG AGACTTCCCTTACAACCTAATAGCCAACATCCTGGTCTCCCTGACCTTTAAAGACACAAGAACTGGCCTGAAGTTTCTGCTGGGTACTGAAGGAGTAGGAAG TGCCTTTTTTCAAGAACAACCCTCATCCAATATCAAAGACAACCTGGAGGAGATTGAGAGGCTGTACTTGCAGTTCAGCTTCAACGCGCTGCCCTTAGCGATGCGAGGGAGTGACGCGTCGGTGAAGGCAGCTTCAACTGACGGCCAACTGGCTGCCAACCCCGGCCTCAGAAACAAGTTGGAGCAATCCCTGCTTTGTGTGGCCGACAACTTACTCAACTGCTACTCTCCTGAT TCTCAGTCCACCCCTCCAGAGTGTCTGGTGCGCTGTTTGAGTCTGCTGACCAGTGTTCTAGCTGGCTACATCTCCACCGGGTTTGTGACTGAGGAGGAGGCCTGCCGCTCACAGCTCTTCACTAAAGCCAAG GCCCTGGCCCAGGACTTCAGCGGTTTTGTTTCTAGTGTGAAAGTGAAGATGACAGAGGAAGGAACCATGAGCACACTGAGATCCATCATGAAGCTGTGCACGCAGTCAGCAAGCAGAAAAAACAAG GATAACGTGTGTCCCATCTCCTCCAGTCTGTTCATTATGACTCTGCCGGCCAGTCTCCTCGGTGAACTGGCTGAGATCTGTAAACTGTTG TTAAGCAGTGTTTCTAAGAGAGTCAGTGTTGTGGATGAAGACGACCATATGGATGATGACTGGGACATGAGCAGAACTCAACAAGGAGACGACATTGACCTGTTTGATGAGGGCGAAGAGTCAAGCAGCAGCACCAGTAGGAGCCACAGGCAGAAAGGAGACAACAGTGATGCTTCCTGTGGGCCGG GTGCAAAAAGTCTGTTAGCAGACGATCATCTGGCCCACCAGGACATGGCTCTCCTTGCAGTCTTGGAGTTCCTGTGTGAGTGCGGCTCTGTCCTGCCCGTCCACGGCCTTCTCTTCAAACCACAGGAGGTGCAGCgccgactgctgctgctggtgaagcAGATCGACTTCAGCAAAGCCCTGCACCTCAACATG TATCTCGTCCTGTTGAAGAAGCTTCCTGCTGAGGACTCGCTCTCTCCAGAGGAATTTGACTCACTGCTTTGTCCTCTAGC GGACCTGTGTTCTCAATACCGTCAGGACCAGGAGATCTGTGCTGCCGTTCTGCTGGGTTTGTTACCTTCCATCAGGAGCCTGGTGAAAACCCACCATGTGCCAGAGGAAATGAGACATGTTCAAGGATCTCTGCTACAAGTGGTGTCTGGATTCTG TGTCCTGAGCCGAACGGGGAAATGCACGGCATCTGTACGAGCTGCTTTAGTGCGATGTCTAGTTGGCCTGTTGGAG GCCGACCCGTGTTGTAAGTGGGCAGTCCTAAGTATGAGAGGGCCTGACAGGGACGAAGATCGTCCAGTGTCTGTCATCCTTCCATCTCATCTCGCAGATGCCCACCACCAAGTCCGCATGCTGGTAGCCACGTCAGTGGAGAG GCTGTTTCTGGAGATGAGACCAGAACATTTGGATAAGAGGAAGATGCTGCCGCTTAAACACCAGCAGGCAGCTTTTGAGACTGTTTACCTGAAGGCTCAGGAAGGAATGAGGCGCCCA AAAAGCAGCTCTTCAGAGGACCAGCAGGACGAGTCGTTTAACCGCAAGGCCACCCTGTTGAAGAGTTTGTCTGTTGTACTGTGTTGTAGCCCGATCTGTGAAAAACAGTCTCTGTTTGCCCTCTTCCAGTCCTACAAGGAGAACAATGTAGAGGAACAGCTCATCAAAAAG ATGCTGTGCAGTGTATCCAGAGCGCTGGGATACAGGAGCGTGAAAACATTTGTCAGCTCTCACTTGTACTATCTGGTAGCTGAGTGGCTCGCGCAGAGACAGTCTGATGATCGCTACACTCTTGGATCTTTCCCCTACACCCTCCTAGACCACGACACAGTCAAAGATTTCTATAA CTCTTCCTACCAGGTATTGATCCCCCACCTGGTCTTCCTGGATGACTTTGAGCAGGTGAAGTCTATCGGCAGGTATCTTGAGAAGGACTGGAGAGAGTTACTGGCCGACTGTTTCCCCAAGATCATGGTCAACATCCTGCCGTACTTTGCCTTGTCTGGCCAGGATGCACAGTttgcacagcagagagagaaggcccACAGAGTGTACAACCTGCTCAAAGACGCCGACTGTCTGGgcaaacag CAAATTGACAACCTGATCCACAGTAACCTGGCGGACATAGTGGTGGAACTGCTGATGACTCTGTACGAAGGAAGTGGAGCTGAAGGGGACAGAGAGGACCTGAAACGCTTTATAGG GGAACTGGACCCTGCACCAAACCCACCATACTTCAGCTCTTATGTCATTAAAGCTACACTGGACTACCTCAGCAAGTGTCACAGTGCAAACCACAAGTCTTTGGTAGCCATTCTGTCAAAAACTCCG ATTTCTATCCAGAGGATTCTGCTGGCGGTGTGTGAAAGAGCGGCAGAGACGACCAACAGCTACGAACGCCATCGCATCCTCCTCATGTATCACCTGTTTGTCAACCTGCTGCTCAGAGAGGTGAAGGACGGCCTGGGAGGAGCCTGGGCCTTCGTCCTCAGAGACATCATCTACACACTCATTCACCATATCAACAGCAGGTTGgtgcacacagacactca CAGACCGGTTCAGTGTGATGAGGTTTCTAACCGAAGCCTTTCCCTGTGCTGCGACCTGTTGACATCTGTGTGTCGGGCAGCTCTGCAGTTCTGTGATGATGCTTTAGACTGCCATCTACAGGTCATCGTTGGGACTCTTACGGCTCAGGTGACCAGCCGGCCTTCCATCTCACAGCAG GTGCTCAGTCTGTTGCAGTTTCTCGTGATAGAAAATCAACAGAAGTTAAAAGGAGCCATCAGCAGGTTGGAGCCTTTTCCTGACCTCCCTGAATTCAGAGAGCTGCGGTCCGTACAGCACAAGCTCAAATATAACACTGGGACCTTTACGCTGAGACAG GAGATAGCCCACTTCCTGTCAGTGACGTCCTGTGACTCCTTACCTCTGACCAGACTCGAGGGGCTGAAGGAGCTGACCAGACAGCTGCATGACAACAAGGGACAGATCAGAGAGCTGCTCAAGGAGTGCCACG cTGACCCCACTGACAGTGTGCTGGTGAAGCTGGTCCtcagtctgctgcagctctgtaaGCTCGCAACCAACCACCCCGGAGGAGCCGACATCCTAG aggcagcaggcagctgtctgGGAGAATTGGGCCCTGTGGATTTCTCCACCATCGCCCTGCTTCATGGCAGAGACCCCCTCTATGAAAAGGCCGTgtctctcttcacctccactGAGTCGCAGAGTCTGTATATCATCCTCAACTGCATGAACAACGCGCTCACTCAACAGCG TATTGAGGTGAGGAAGGCAGCCACTCAGTGTGTGAAGAACATCCTCGCCACTCAGTCTGGAGTCGACTTCTGGGAGCAACACAAGGACAACAGAGACCCCATGCTGGCCTACCTCAATCCCTTTAGAAAGGCCAAGAAGAAG GAGGCAGATCTGGACGTTGAGGAGAGTTCGGAGGCCAGGGAGAAACTAAAGAGTCAGGAGTTTTGGATTCCCCAGGCAGGCGGCCACAAGGCCTGGCTGAAGGCTCTGTTCACTGCCCTGCTCGACAGTGGAGGAGTCAGGAGTGAGGCTCTGCTACTGTCACGACCGCTGTGCCTG GTGTGGGTGGACTGCTGTCAGAGGCTGCTGCCCCTCATCATTCACTCCATCCTTCTGGACGACTCTAATGGTTCGTGGAGGGAGTTGCTCTCCTCCCGCATTCGGGACTTCTTCAGCTTTTGTTCCAGAAGTGCTCAGGCCTCCAGTCGGTCTGCCACGCCTCTCAACTCTGACTCTG AGTCAGACACTGCCAGCCAGGGCTTGCACGACAAGACCTCTTTGCGCACCATGCTTGCTGTTATTGACTACCTGAGACACCAGCAGAGACCAGTGGAAGCTGATAG CAACTCCTGTGGCACGGTGTGTGAATCAAACTTCTGGCTGGAGCTGAACTACCTGGAGGTGGCCAAAGCTGCTCAGTCCTGCTCAGCACATTTCACTGCCCTGCTGTACACTGAGATCTATGTCGATAAGATCAAAGCTAACATGGAGGAAAGTCGCAG AACCAAGTCCAGAGCAACACGTAAGATCAATTTTGAAGAGAACAGCCAGACCTTCACCATCTCCAGCCTGACTGAGAAGAGCATGGAAGACACCAATATCAGTCTGCAG GAGCTGCTGATTGAGGTATATCGGAGCATCGGAGAGCCTGATAGTCTGTATGGCTGTGGTGGGGAGACGATGACCAGTCTACTGACAAG GATTCGAACCTATGAGCATGAGGCAATGTGGGGGAAGGCCCTGACTTCATACGACCTTCACTCTACTCTGCCCGAGGTCACTCGACAAGTGGGAATTGTGGAG GGCCTGCAGAACTTCGGTCTGAGCAGCGTCCTTGCCACCTACATGAGGGGTCTGGAGAGTGAAGGGGTGGAGTGGGGAGCTGAGCTGAGAGAGCTCCGCTTCCAGGCCGCCTGGAGGAACATGCAGTGGGACTGTGAGCTGTCAGAGAG GAGTGAGAAATCCAAACCTTGCTTCCACGAATCAATGTTTTGCTCCCTGCGAGCACTGAAGGACAAAGAGTTCTCCACATTTGATGAAACTATGAAACAGGCCAG gGGTGCAGAGGTGGAAGAGCTGTGCAGAGGCAGTCTAGAGGCTGTGTCTTCTCTGTACCCGGCTCTCAGGGACCTGCAGAGCATCAGGGAGCTGGAGAGTGTTAAACAGCTCTTTTCAAG GCCCTTCTCAGATGTGACTCTGAGGGAAGTTTGCAGCCAGTGGCGGCAGCACTCCCAGCTGCTCGCTGACAGTGACTTTGCTTTGGTGGAGCCCATTCTGGCAGTTCGCTCTGTGTCCCAGCACACCCTGATGTCCAGGGTGGGAGACCCCGACAGTGCCCAGTACCTCAGCTCTGTGCTCACTGACCACCTCATGGAGCTCTGCCGACTGGCTCGCAAGGCTGGGAATACACAG CTGGCAGAGCGGGCACTCTTCCAGATGAAGCAGCATGGTGGTGGAGGGTCCTGGGCATCGTCCCCTGTGCCGTCATGGCAACTGGAGGAAGCCCAGGTGTTCTGGGCAATGGGAGAGCAGGAACTGGCCCTGGGCCTCCTGAGACAGAAGATACACAAGCTAGAGGAAAAG GTGGACTTAAATCCTGCTCTGGCCCCAGTCTACACCAAGTGCCTCAGGCTGTGTGGTAGCTGGCTGGCTGAGACCTGTCTGGAAAGCCCTGGAGTTATACTGGAGAAGTACCTGGAGAGG GCAGTGGAGGTGATCGAGGAGGAATCAGGAGTTCAGGACTCCAGGCTGCAGAGTCAGCGGACGGAGGCCTTCCTGTCTCTGGCCCGCTTCTCTGACGCTCAGTACCAGAGCATCGACAAGTACATGAACTCTTCTGAGTTTGAGAACAAGAAGGCGCTGCTGGAGAAGGCCAAAGTAGAAGTGGACTTGATCAGGGAGCATAAAGTGATGTCCAACAG GTACACAATAAAGGTGAAGAAAGAGCTGGAGCTGGATGAGACAGCCCTGTCCAACCTAAAGGCCGACAGACAGCGTTTCCTGTGTAAGGCGGTGGAAAATTACATCCAGTGTCTGGAGCAAGGTGAGGAGCACGACACCTGGGTGTTCCGCCTGGCTTCACTCTGGCTGGAGAATGACGGCGTTAAGGCCGTAAATTACACGATGAAG AAAGGGGTGAAGCAGATCCCCTCCTACAAGTTTCTGCCTCTCATGTATCAGCTGGCTGCTCGTATGGGGACTAAGATGGCCACTGGCATCACTGAGGATACGGGCTTCCATGATGTGCTTAGCGAT CTGATCTGCCGAGCATCTCTGGAGCACCCTCACCACACACTCTTCATCATCTTCGCCCTGGTGAACGGCAACAAAGACGAGAACTTTTGTAGGACCCGGCTGTCTAAGAGCGCTCCGCGGCAGCCCTCGCCATTTGACCTG GAGCGTTCAGATGTGGCCCAGAAGATCATTAGTGCGATCAGGAAAAAGAGAGGCGAGATGATCCGAGGGATCGAGCGTCTGTGCGATGCCTACATCACTCTGGCTTACATGGACGCCAGCAGGCACAAGAATGAGAAGA AGGCAATTCCCATCCCAGCTGATCAGCCCATCATGCAAATCAAAGACCTGGATGAGGTGGTCATCCCCACAATGGAGATCAAG GTGGATCCATCTGGTTGCTATGATAACCTGGTGACCATCAGATCCTTCATGCCCCAATATCAGCTGGCCGGAGGAGTCAACCTGCCCAAGATCATTGACTGTGTCGGCTCTGACGGCAAGAGCAGGAGACAGCTGGTCAAG GGTCAGGACGACCTGCGGCAGGATGCGGTGATGCAGCAGGTCTTCAGCATGTGCTCCATGCTGCTGCAGCGCAACACGGACACCCGCAAGAGGAAGCTCAACATCAGACGATACAAG GTGGTGCCGTTCTCGCAGCGCAGCGGCGTGTTAGAGTGGTGTTCTGGCACGGTGCCTATAGGGGAGTTTCTGGTGGATCCCAGTAAAGGAGCCCACAAGCGCTTCAGGCCCGGGGACTGGACCAACCTAGCCTGCCGCAAGAAGATGATG GAGGCCCAGAGGCTCGCGTTCGATGAGAAGCTCCAGGCCTACAGCGAGGTGTGCAAGAGCTTCAGGCCGGTCTTCAGGTACTTCTGCATGGAACGATTCCTGGACCCCGCGGTGTGGATGGAGAAACGGCTGGCTTACACTCGCAGCGTGGCCACGTCCTCTATAG TTGGCTACATCGTGGGCCTGGGTGACCGACACATCCAGAATATTCTGATCGATGAGCAGACTGCTGAACTGGTGCACATCGATTTAG GTGTGGCCTTTGAGCAGGGGAAGATCCTCCCCACCCCAGAGACCGTCCCCTTCAGACTGTCCAGAGACATTGTGGATGGGATGGGCATCACTGGAGTGGAGGGAGTTTtcaggag ATGTTGTGAGAAGACTATGGAGGTGATGAGGAGCTCTCAAGAAGCTCTGCTGACGATTGTAGAG GTGCTGCTGTATGACCCTTTGTTCGACTGGACCATGAACCCTTTGAAGGCCTTCTACCTGCAGCATGACGAACAGCAGGAGCTCAACGCAACGCTCAACTCCACTATGGGGGGAGATGACATAGGCAACCACCGCAaatccag tgaCAGTCAGAGCGTCAACAAAGTGGCGGAGCGGgtgctgctgaggctgcaggaGAAGCTGAAAGGGGTGGAGGATGGCACGGTGCTCAGTGTGGGGGGGCAGGTCAACCTGCTCATCCAACGAGCCATGGACCCCAAAAACCTCAGCAGACTCTTCCCCGGCTGGCAGGCCTGGGTGTAG